A section of the Mangifera indica cultivar Alphonso chromosome 12, CATAS_Mindica_2.1, whole genome shotgun sequence genome encodes:
- the LOC123192480 gene encoding phospholipid-transporting ATPase 1-like produces MDSRSDIENSPDIESNFNTSSRRSISSILSKASHGNSIRESGLGHSGSKPVRDGSRGADSEAFSISQKEIDEEDARLVYVNDPVKTNERFEYTGNSIQTGKYSVFTFLPKNLFEQFHRVAYIYFLVIAVLNQLPQLAVFGRGASILPLAFVLLVTAIKDAYEDYRRHKSDRIENNRLAWVLVNEQFQLKKWKEILVGDIVKVHANETLPCDMVLLSTSDPTGVAYVQTINLDGESNLKTRYAKQETLLKVPEKDRISGLIKCEKPNRNIYGFQANMDIDGKRLSLGPSNIVLRGCELKNTSWALGVVVYAGRETKAMLNSSGAPSKRSWLETRMNSEIIKLSIFLIALCAIVSVLAAIWLKQQEDELDYMPFYRKLDFSKGDGKGDDYNYYGWGMEIVFTFLMSVIVFQIMIPISLYISMELVRAGQAYFMIQDTDMFDEASHSRFQCRALNINEDLGQIKYIFSDKTGTLTENKMEFQCASIWGVDYSGGKAISQKEQVGYCVNVDGKVLSPKMKVEVDSDLLQLARSGYDTEEGRHIHNFFLVLAACNTIVPLFIDTSDPNVKLIDYQGESPDEQALAYAAAAYGFMLIERTSGHIVIDVQGERQRFNVLGLHEFDSDRKRMSVILGCPDNTVVLLVKGADTTMFSVINKTLNMNIVQATEEHIHAYSSLGLRTLVVGARELSVSEFEQWQSSFEAASTALIGRAALLRKVASNVENNLCLLGASGIEDKLQKGVPEAIESLRTAGIKVWVLTGDKQETAISIGYSSKLLTSEMKQIIINSNSKESCKKRLDESLVTVSGLSQETGGSSGAGVRLVALIIDGTSLVYILDSELEEQLFELSRNCSVVLCCRVAPLQKAGIVALVKRRSPDMTLAIGDGANDVSMIQMADVGVGISGQEGRQAVMASDFAMGQFRFLVPLLFVHGHWNYQRMGYMILYNFYRNAVFVLILFWYVLYTCYSLTTAINEWSSVLYSVIYTSLPTIVVAILDKDLSRRTLLKYPQLYGAGLRQECYNSKLFWLIMMDTLWQSVAVFFIPLLAYWKSNINIWSIGDLWTLAIVILVNIHLALDVIRWSWITHAAIWGSIVATFICVVVIDAIPSLPYYWAIFHVAGAVEFWLCLLLIIITALVPRFLVKVLCQYYNPSDVQIAREFEKSGIHRESEAGQIEMNPIDNHPQRQ; encoded by the exons ATGGATTCAAGAAGTGATATTGAGAATTCACCGGACATTGAGTCCAATTTCAACACATCATCGAGGAGAAGTATTTCTTCAATTCTTTCTAAGGCTTCTCATGGGAATTCGATAAGGGAATCCGGTTTAGGTCATTCGGGATCGAAGCCGGTGAGGGATGGATCTCGAGGTGCTGATTCGGAGGCATTTAGTATCTCCCAGAAAGAGATCGATGAAGAGGATGCTAGGTTGGTGTATGTAAATGATCCTGTGAAGACGAATGAGAGGTTTGAATATACTGGAAATTCGATTCAAACTGGAAAGTATTCAGTCTTTACATTCTTGCCCAAAAATTTGTTTGAGCAGTTTCATAGagttgcatacatatattttcttGTGATTGCAGTGCTTAATCAGCTCCCCCAGCTTGCAGTTTTTGGCCGGGGGGCTTCCATTTTGCCATTAGCGTTTGTTCTGTTGGTCACAGCCATCAAGGATGCGTATGAGGATTACAGACGACATAAGTCAGATAGAATTGAGAATAATCGTTTGGCTTGGGTTTTGGTGAACGAGCAGTTTCAGCTAAAAAAATGGAAGGAGATTCTGGTTGGTGACATTGTCAAAGTTCATGCAAATGAAACTCTTCCATGTGATATGGTGCTGCTCTCGACTAGTGATCCGACTGGGGTTGCATATGTGCAGACTATCAATTTGGATGGGGAGTCAAATTTGAAGACCCGGTATGCAAAGCAAGAGACTCTTTTGAAGGTTCCTGAGAAGGATAGAATCAGTGGGTTGATTAAGTGCGAGAAACCCAATAGAAATATTTATGGCTTTCAAGCTAATATGGACATTGATGGGAAAAGGCTATCCCTTGGACCTTCAAATATTGTTCTTCGGGGCTGTGAGCTGAAAAATACTTCTTGGGCTCTTGGGGTTGTGGTTTATGCTGGGCGTGAGACAAAAGCTATGCTTAACAGCTCTGGTGCCCCATCCAAAAGGAGCTGGCTTGAGACGCGGATGAACTCAGAGATCATCAAGCTCTCTATCTTCCTCATTGCTTTGTGTGCTATTGTCTCTGTCTTGGCGGCTATTTGGTTGAAACAACAAGAGGATGAATTAGATTACATGCCTTTCTATAGGAAATTGGACTTCTCTAAAGGTGATGGTAAAGGTGATGACTATAATTATTATGGATGGGGAATGGAGATTGTTTTCACTTTCCTTATGTCAGTTATCGTGTTCCAAATCATGATCCCTATTTCTTTGTACATTTCTATGGAACTTGTCCGGGCTGGCCAGGCATACTTCATGATCCAAGATACTGATATGTTTGATGAGGCCTCACATTCAAGATTTCAGTGCAGGGCTTTGAATATAAATGAAGATTTAGGACAAATAAAGTACATATTCTCAGACAAAACTGGCACCCTTACTGAGAACAAGATGGAATTTCAATGTGCAAGCATCTGGGGAGTAGATTATAGTGGTGGCAAAGCTATTTCACAGAAAGAGCAAGTTGGATATTGTGTAAATG TTGATGGAAAGGTGCTGAGTCCAAAGATGAAGGTGGAGGTTGATTCAGATCTTCTACAATTAGCAAGAAGTGGATATGATACAGAGGAAGGAAGACATATCCATAATTTCTTCCTTGTATTGGCAGCTTGCAACACAATTGTGCCTCTTTTTATTGACACATCTGATCCTAATGTTAAGTTGATAGACTACCAGGGAGAGTCTCCAGATGAACAAGCATTGGCTTATGCTGCTGCTGCTTATGGCTTTATGCTAATAGAACGTACTTCTGGCCATATAGTAATTGATGTCCAAGGGGAAAGGCAAAG GTTCAATGTTTTGGGTTTGCATGAGTTTGATAGTGACAGAAAGAGAATGTCAGTGATATTGGGGTGTCCTGACAATACTGTGGTACTGCTTGTAAAGGGTGCAGACACAACTATGTTTAGTGTgataaataaaactttgaacATGAATATAGTACAGGCAACTGAAGAACATATTCATGCTTACTCTTCATTGGGTCTGAGAACACTTGTTGTTGGTGCGCGGGAACTAAGTGTTTCAGAATTTGAGCAATGGCAGTCTTCCTTTGAGGCTGCTAGCACTGCTTTAATTGGTAGAGCTGCTTTGCTGCGCAAGGTTGCAAGCAATGTGGAAAACAATCTCTGCTTACTGGGTGCCTCTGGTATTGaagataaacttcaaaaagggGTGCCTGAAGCTATTGAGTCATTGAGAACTGCTGGGATTAAAGTTTGGGTTTTAACCGGTGACAAGCAAGAAACTGCCATATCAATTGGCTACTCTTCAAAGCTCCTTACTAGTGAGATGAAACAGATTATAATCAATAGCAACTCTAAGGAGTCATGTAAAAAAAGATTAGATGAGTCACTGGTGACTGTTTCTGGACTCTCACAGGAAACTGGAGGAAGCTCTGGAGCTGGTGTAAGACTGGTGGCCTTAATTATTGATGGTACCAGCCTTGTTTATATTCTTGACAGTGAACTTGAAGAACAG CTTTTTGAATTATCTAGAAACTGTTCTGTGGTACTGTGTTGCCGAGTTGCACCACTGCAAAAGGCTGGAATTGTTGCCCTTGTTAAGAGAAGGAGTCCTGACATGACACTTGCCATAGGCGACG GTGCCAATGATGTGTCAATGATTCAAATGGCTGATGTGGGAGTTGGCATCAGCGGGCAAGAGGGTCGGCAAGCTGTAATGGCATCAGATTTTGCGATGGGGCAGTTTAGATTTTTGGTTCCACTTTTGTTTGTCCATGGACATTGGAATTATCAGCGAATGGGCTACATGATATTATACAACTTCTACAGGAATGCAGTAtttgttcttattttgttttg GTATGTTTTATATACTTGTTACAGTTTAACAACTGCAATAAACGAATGGAGCAGTGTGCTATATTCTGTTATCTACACTTCATTGCCGACAATTGTTGTCGCCATTCTTGACAAGGACCTAAGTAGAAGGACTCTTCTAAAATATCCTCAGCTCTATGGGGCGGGACTCAGACAAGAATGCTACAACTCCAAATTGTTTTGGCTGATAATGATGGACACTCTGTGGCAAAGTGTGGCAGTCTTTTTTATCCCTCTCTTAGCATACTGGAAAAGCAACATAAATATATGGAGTATTGGGGATCTTTGGACTCTTGCAATTGTTATTTTGGTTAATATACATCTGGCTTTGGACGTAATCCGGTGGAGCTGGATCACACATGCAGCCATCTGGGGATCTATAGTTGCAACTTTCATTTGTGTGGTTGTGATCGATGCTATACCTTCATTACCTTATTATTG GGCAATCTTCCATGTTGCTGGGGCAGTAGAATTTTGGTTGTGCTTGTTGCTTATTATTATCACAGCACTTGTTCCGCGTTTTCTTGTAAAAGTTCTATGTCAATACTACAATCCTTCGGATGTTCAGATTGCGAGAGAGTTTGAAAAGTCTGGGATTCATAGGGAGTCGGAAGCTGGACAAATTGAAATGAATCCAATAGACAATCACCCTCAAAGACAATAG
- the LOC123192481 gene encoding probable inactive leucine-rich repeat receptor-like protein kinase At3g03770 isoform X2 has protein sequence MAKPQLHNSYHFLLLLLICSCSVHLSKQLQQSQYETLMKIQELLDYPPVLNSFYNSSDLCNIEPTPSLTLVCYEDNLTQLHIVGDRGVHPLPQSFSSGSFFDTLGGLSSLKVLSLVSLRLWGAIPGSIGQLSSLEILNLSSNYFNGPIPVQLSYLKNLQTLILDNNNCSGKVPGWISSLRTLSVLSLKNNSLSGVLPSSLKELETLRVLSLSRNNLSGEVPDLHNLRFLQLLNLADNHFGPDFPNLHNKLITLVLRNNRFQFGLPGELSTYHQLQKLDISLNGFVGPFLPSILSLPSMVYLDIHGNKLTGMLFQNMSCNPELGYVDLSLNLLVGDLPSCLEVGNMNRLVLYSNNCLSNVEQMQHPSNFCHNEALAVKVLPHKENNKKPTAKSVISLSMVGAALGGIAVVGVVLLFVRKVYNKDSMKIPATCRLIMDNVSNVNTLKLLSDAKCISQTMKMGATLPVYRTFTLEELKEATDNFDVSSLIRESSHGQVYRGKLTDGTVVAIKSMKMRKRHSPQMYTRHIEMISKLRHRHLVSALGHCFENCMDDSSVTKIYLIFEFLPNRTLRSYISGQKLTWIQRIMAAIGVVKGVKFLHTGIVPGIFSNHLKITDVILDQDLHVKISTYNLPLLAENKGYSEVPYYGMKARPLARTQQDEKSDVYDIGVILLEIILGRPITSQNEVVFARDLLQVSITIDESARKGIVDPSVMNDCSEESLKTMMELCVRCLGNEPRNRPSVEDVLWNLQFAAQVQNVKNNQELV, from the exons ATGGCTAAACCGCAACTCCATAACTCTTACCACTTTCTTCTCTTATTGCTCATTTGTTCTTGTTCCGTTCATCTATCAAAACAGCTTCAACAATCTCAATATGAAACCCTGATGAAAATCCAAGAGCTTCTAGACTATCCACCAGTTCTGAACAGCTTCTATAACTCTTCAGACTTATGCAATATCGAGCCAACTCCATCACTGACGCTGGTTTGTTATGAAGATAACTTGACTCAACTTCACATTGTAGGCGACAGGGGGGTCCATCCATTGCCTCAGAGTTTCTCCTCTGGCTCTTTCTTTGACACTCTTGGAGGCCTGTCAAGCTTGAAAGTCTTATCTCTGGTTTCTCTAAGATTATGGGGAGCAATTCCTGGAAGCATTGGTCAGTTATCTTCCCTGGAAATACTTAATCTCAGTTCAAACTACTTCAATGGTCCAATTCCAGTTCaactatcatatttaaaaaacttgCAGACTCTCATACTTGACAATAACAACTGTAGTGGGAAAGTTCCTGGTTGGATAAGTTCTCTTCGTACTCTTTCTGTTTTGAGCTTGAAGAACAATTCACTAAGTGGGGTTTTGCCATCTTCTCTAAAAGAATTAGAAACTCTCAGAGTTCTCTCTCTTTCAAGGAACAACTTATCTGGTGAAGTGCCTGATCTTCATAACTTGAGATTCCTTCAACTTCTTAATTTAGCAGACAACCATTTTGGTCCTGACTTTCCTAATTTGCATAACAAGTTAATCACCCTTGTACTTAGAAACAACAGGTTTCAGTTTGGCCTCCCTGGTGAACTATCCACCTACCATCAGCTTCAAAAGTTGGACATTTCTTTAAATGGATTCGTAGGACCCTTTTTACCTTCAATTTTGTCTCTACCTTCAATGGTTTATCTTGATATTCATGGAAACAAACTCACTGGAATGTTATTCCAGAATATGTCTTGCAATCCTGAACTTGGTTATGTAGATTTATCCTTGAATCTTCTTGTTGGAGATTTGCCTTCTTGTCTTGAAGTGGGCAACATGAACAGGCTTGTGTTGTATTCCAACAATTGTTTATCAAATGTAGAGCAAATGCAGCATCCATCTAACTTCTGCCACAATGAAGCTCTGGCTGTGAAAGTTCTGCCTCACAAAGAGAATAATAAGAAGCCTACTGCAAAATCGGTTATTTCATTAAGCATGGTAGGAGCAGCTTTAGGGGGCATTGCAGTTGTTGGGGTGGTTCTTTTGTTTGTCAGGAAAGTTTACAACAAAGATTCAATGAAAATACCAGCAACCTGCAGGTTAATTATGGACAATGTGTCAAATGTTAACACACTGAAGCTGCTTTCAGATGCTA AGTGTATATCACAAACAATGAAGATGGGAGCTACCCTTCCTGTGTACCGAACTTTTACTTTGGAGGAGCTTAAGGAGGCAACAGATAACTTTGATGTTTCAAGTTTAATTAGAGAGAGCTCACATGGTCAG GTTTATAGGGGGAAGCTCACTGATGGCACTGTTGTAGCTATTAAAAGCATGAAAATGAGAAAACGACACAGTCCTCAGATGTATACACGCCACATCGAGATGATTTCGAAACTTAGACATCGCCATTTGGTTAGTGCTCTTGGGCACTGCTTTGAGAACTGCATGGATGATTCAAGTGTTACCAAAATATATCTGATATTTGAGTTTCTCCCAAACAGGACACTTCGAAGCTACATATCTG GTCAAAAGCTTACTTGGATACAAAGAATAATGGCTGCAATAGGAGTTGTAAAGGGTGTCAAGTTCCTGCATACAGGGATTGTGCCTGGAATATTCTCAAATCACCTGAAGATAACAGATGTTATATTAGACCAGGATCTTCATGTAAAGATTAGTACTTATAACCTTCCTCTTTTAGCCGAAAACAAG GGGTATTCTGAAGTTCCTTATTATGGAATGAAAGCAAGGCCTTTGGCAAG GACACAACAGGATGAAAAAAGTGATGTCTATGACATAGGAGTGATCTTACTCGAAATCATCTTGGGAAGACCAATCACATCCCAAAACGAAGTTGTTTTCGCAAGAGATCTT CTACAAGTGAGCATAACAATTGACGAGTCAGCTCGAAAAGGTATTGTAGATCCATCAGTTATGAACGACTGTTCAGAAGAATCATTGAAGACCATGATGGAATTATGTGTCAGGTGTCTTGGCAATGAGCCAAGAAACCGGCCTTCTGTTGAAGATGTTCTTTGGAATCTGCAGTTTGCTGCACAGGTTCAGAATGTTAAGAACAATCAGGAGTTGGTGTAA
- the LOC123192481 gene encoding probable inactive leucine-rich repeat receptor-like protein kinase At3g03770 isoform X1, with amino-acid sequence MAKPQLHNSYHFLLLLLICSCSVHLSKQLQQSQYETLMKIQELLDYPPVLNSFYNSSDLCNIEPTPSLTLVCYEDNLTQLHIVGDRGVHPLPQSFSSGSFFDTLGGLSSLKVLSLVSLRLWGAIPGSIGQLSSLEILNLSSNYFNGPIPVQLSYLKNLQTLILDNNNCSGKVPGWISSLRTLSVLSLKNNSLSGVLPSSLKELETLRVLSLSRNNLSGEVPDLHNLRFLQLLNLADNHFGPDFPNLHNKLITLVLRNNRFQFGLPGELSTYHQLQKLDISLNGFVGPFLPSILSLPSMVYLDIHGNKLTGMLFQNMSCNPELGYVDLSLNLLVGDLPSCLEVGNMNRLVLYSNNCLSNVEQMQHPSNFCHNEALAVKVLPHKENNKKPTAKSVISLSMVGAALGGIAVVGVVLLFVRKVYNKDSMKIPATCRLIMDNVSNVNTLKLLSDAKCISQTMKMGATLPVYRTFTLEELKEATDNFDVSSLIRESSHGQVYRGKLTDGTVVAIKSMKMRKRHSPQMYTRHIEMISKLRHRHLVSALGHCFENCMDDSSVTKIYLIFEFLPNRTLRSYISGQKLTWIQRIMAAIGVVKGVKFLHTGIVPGIFSNHLKITDVILDQDLHVKISTYNLPLLAENKGMGYSEVPYYGMKARPLARTQQDEKSDVYDIGVILLEIILGRPITSQNEVVFARDLLQVSITIDESARKGIVDPSVMNDCSEESLKTMMELCVRCLGNEPRNRPSVEDVLWNLQFAAQVQNVKNNQELV; translated from the exons ATGGCTAAACCGCAACTCCATAACTCTTACCACTTTCTTCTCTTATTGCTCATTTGTTCTTGTTCCGTTCATCTATCAAAACAGCTTCAACAATCTCAATATGAAACCCTGATGAAAATCCAAGAGCTTCTAGACTATCCACCAGTTCTGAACAGCTTCTATAACTCTTCAGACTTATGCAATATCGAGCCAACTCCATCACTGACGCTGGTTTGTTATGAAGATAACTTGACTCAACTTCACATTGTAGGCGACAGGGGGGTCCATCCATTGCCTCAGAGTTTCTCCTCTGGCTCTTTCTTTGACACTCTTGGAGGCCTGTCAAGCTTGAAAGTCTTATCTCTGGTTTCTCTAAGATTATGGGGAGCAATTCCTGGAAGCATTGGTCAGTTATCTTCCCTGGAAATACTTAATCTCAGTTCAAACTACTTCAATGGTCCAATTCCAGTTCaactatcatatttaaaaaacttgCAGACTCTCATACTTGACAATAACAACTGTAGTGGGAAAGTTCCTGGTTGGATAAGTTCTCTTCGTACTCTTTCTGTTTTGAGCTTGAAGAACAATTCACTAAGTGGGGTTTTGCCATCTTCTCTAAAAGAATTAGAAACTCTCAGAGTTCTCTCTCTTTCAAGGAACAACTTATCTGGTGAAGTGCCTGATCTTCATAACTTGAGATTCCTTCAACTTCTTAATTTAGCAGACAACCATTTTGGTCCTGACTTTCCTAATTTGCATAACAAGTTAATCACCCTTGTACTTAGAAACAACAGGTTTCAGTTTGGCCTCCCTGGTGAACTATCCACCTACCATCAGCTTCAAAAGTTGGACATTTCTTTAAATGGATTCGTAGGACCCTTTTTACCTTCAATTTTGTCTCTACCTTCAATGGTTTATCTTGATATTCATGGAAACAAACTCACTGGAATGTTATTCCAGAATATGTCTTGCAATCCTGAACTTGGTTATGTAGATTTATCCTTGAATCTTCTTGTTGGAGATTTGCCTTCTTGTCTTGAAGTGGGCAACATGAACAGGCTTGTGTTGTATTCCAACAATTGTTTATCAAATGTAGAGCAAATGCAGCATCCATCTAACTTCTGCCACAATGAAGCTCTGGCTGTGAAAGTTCTGCCTCACAAAGAGAATAATAAGAAGCCTACTGCAAAATCGGTTATTTCATTAAGCATGGTAGGAGCAGCTTTAGGGGGCATTGCAGTTGTTGGGGTGGTTCTTTTGTTTGTCAGGAAAGTTTACAACAAAGATTCAATGAAAATACCAGCAACCTGCAGGTTAATTATGGACAATGTGTCAAATGTTAACACACTGAAGCTGCTTTCAGATGCTA AGTGTATATCACAAACAATGAAGATGGGAGCTACCCTTCCTGTGTACCGAACTTTTACTTTGGAGGAGCTTAAGGAGGCAACAGATAACTTTGATGTTTCAAGTTTAATTAGAGAGAGCTCACATGGTCAG GTTTATAGGGGGAAGCTCACTGATGGCACTGTTGTAGCTATTAAAAGCATGAAAATGAGAAAACGACACAGTCCTCAGATGTATACACGCCACATCGAGATGATTTCGAAACTTAGACATCGCCATTTGGTTAGTGCTCTTGGGCACTGCTTTGAGAACTGCATGGATGATTCAAGTGTTACCAAAATATATCTGATATTTGAGTTTCTCCCAAACAGGACACTTCGAAGCTACATATCTG GTCAAAAGCTTACTTGGATACAAAGAATAATGGCTGCAATAGGAGTTGTAAAGGGTGTCAAGTTCCTGCATACAGGGATTGTGCCTGGAATATTCTCAAATCACCTGAAGATAACAGATGTTATATTAGACCAGGATCTTCATGTAAAGATTAGTACTTATAACCTTCCTCTTTTAGCCGAAAACAAGGGAATG GGGTATTCTGAAGTTCCTTATTATGGAATGAAAGCAAGGCCTTTGGCAAG GACACAACAGGATGAAAAAAGTGATGTCTATGACATAGGAGTGATCTTACTCGAAATCATCTTGGGAAGACCAATCACATCCCAAAACGAAGTTGTTTTCGCAAGAGATCTT CTACAAGTGAGCATAACAATTGACGAGTCAGCTCGAAAAGGTATTGTAGATCCATCAGTTATGAACGACTGTTCAGAAGAATCATTGAAGACCATGATGGAATTATGTGTCAGGTGTCTTGGCAATGAGCCAAGAAACCGGCCTTCTGTTGAAGATGTTCTTTGGAATCTGCAGTTTGCTGCACAGGTTCAGAATGTTAAGAACAATCAGGAGTTGGTGTAA